The following are encoded together in the Coffea arabica cultivar ET-39 chromosome 1c, Coffea Arabica ET-39 HiFi, whole genome shotgun sequence genome:
- the LOC113727347 gene encoding heavy metal-associated isoprenylated plant protein 3-like isoform X1, with amino-acid sequence MSKKKNKKVSDEGQKKKEDDKEENQQQKGGEDGGAAKKDNNNGNGGNAVVLKIDLHCDGCVTKIVKCIRGFEGVEAVKVDSGSGKITVSGKVDPLKLREKLEDKTHKKVELLSPVPKKDKAKNDDAGDGKEEKKKDSKEKKPKDNSKNKKDEKNSKELPVTTAVLKVPLHCQGCIERIHKIVSKTKGYQEMKVDRQKDLVTVKGAMDMKDVVENLKKHLKRDVEIVPAKKEDKKEKSGGGGGEGKPAGGEGGGGEQMEGSKKQLQQQQQIPNGPLGLSKKSFRPVILFSFSVTAIIIKLVGSSIFGKRQLSDWSGLLSYEEYLCGW; translated from the exons ATGAGCAAA aagaagaacaagaaggTTAGCGATGAGGGCCAGAAGAAGAAGGAGGACGACAAAGAAGAAAACCAGcaacaaaaagggggagaagaTGGAGGAGCCGCCAAGAAGGACAACAACAACGGTAATGGCGGAAACGCTGTCGTTCTCAAGATCGATTTGCATTGCGACGGCTGCGTTACCAAAATCGTCAAGTGTATCCGAGGTTTTGAAg GTGTGGAGGCTGTGAAAGTTGACAGCGGCTCAGGCAAGATAACGGTGAGCGGAAAAGTTGATCCTTTGAAGCTTCGAGAGAAGTTAGAGGACAAAACGCACAAAAAGGTCGAACTGCTCTCGCCGGTGCCCAAAAAGGACAAAGCCAAAAACGACGACGCTGGGGatggaaaagaggaaaagaagaaagactCCAAGGAGAAAAAGCCCAAGGATAatagcaaaaacaaaaaagacgAGAAAAACTCCAAAGAG CTTCCGGTGACAACAGCTGTGCTGAAGGTACCACTGCACTGTCAAGGATGCATCGAGAGAATTCACAAAATTGTCAGCAAAACGAAAG GTTATCAGGAGATGAAAGTGGATAGGCAGAAGGATTTGGTGACTGTCAAGGGTGCAATGGACATGAAGGACGTGGTGGAAAACTTGAAGAAGCATCTGAAAAGGGATGTGGAGATTGTTCCTGCTAAGAAGGaagacaagaaagagaaaagcggcggcggcggcggcgaaGGTAAACCTGCTGGTGGggaaggtggtggtggtgaacAAATGGAAGGGAGTAAAAAGCagctgcagcagcagcagcagataCCAAATGGTCCGTTGGG GCTTTCAAAGAAGAGTTTTAGACCGGtcatccttttttctttttctgtcaCGGCCATTATTATTAAGCTTGTTGGTTCCTCCATTTTTGGCAAAAGGCAGTTGTCAGACTGGAGTGGTTTGTTGAGCTATGAAGAGTATTTGTGCGGGTGGTGA
- the LOC113727347 gene encoding heavy metal-associated isoprenylated plant protein 3-like isoform X2, with amino-acid sequence MSKKKNKKVSDEGQKKKEDDKEENQQQKGGEDGGAAKKDNNNGNGGNAVVLKIDLHCDGCVTKIVKCIRGFEGVEAVKVDSGSGKITVSGKVDPLKLREKLEDKTHKKVELLSPVPKKDKAKNDDAGDGKEEKKKDSKEKKPKDNSKNKKDEKNSKELPVTTAVLKVPLHCQGCIERIHKIVSKTKGYQEMKVDRQKDLVTVKGAMDMKDVVENLKKHLKRDVEIVPAKKEDKKEKSGGGGGEGKPAGGEGGGGEQMEGSKKQLQQQQQIPNGPLGVAGSTNLLFLFA; translated from the exons ATGAGCAAA aagaagaacaagaaggTTAGCGATGAGGGCCAGAAGAAGAAGGAGGACGACAAAGAAGAAAACCAGcaacaaaaagggggagaagaTGGAGGAGCCGCCAAGAAGGACAACAACAACGGTAATGGCGGAAACGCTGTCGTTCTCAAGATCGATTTGCATTGCGACGGCTGCGTTACCAAAATCGTCAAGTGTATCCGAGGTTTTGAAg GTGTGGAGGCTGTGAAAGTTGACAGCGGCTCAGGCAAGATAACGGTGAGCGGAAAAGTTGATCCTTTGAAGCTTCGAGAGAAGTTAGAGGACAAAACGCACAAAAAGGTCGAACTGCTCTCGCCGGTGCCCAAAAAGGACAAAGCCAAAAACGACGACGCTGGGGatggaaaagaggaaaagaagaaagactCCAAGGAGAAAAAGCCCAAGGATAatagcaaaaacaaaaaagacgAGAAAAACTCCAAAGAG CTTCCGGTGACAACAGCTGTGCTGAAGGTACCACTGCACTGTCAAGGATGCATCGAGAGAATTCACAAAATTGTCAGCAAAACGAAAG GTTATCAGGAGATGAAAGTGGATAGGCAGAAGGATTTGGTGACTGTCAAGGGTGCAATGGACATGAAGGACGTGGTGGAAAACTTGAAGAAGCATCTGAAAAGGGATGTGGAGATTGTTCCTGCTAAGAAGGaagacaagaaagagaaaagcggcggcggcggcggcgaaGGTAAACCTGCTGGTGGggaaggtggtggtggtgaacAAATGGAAGGGAGTAAAAAGCagctgcagcagcagcagcagataCCAAATGGTCCGTTGGG agtAGCTGGATCTACTAACCTTTTGTTCTTATTTGCTTAG